A part of Entelurus aequoreus isolate RoL-2023_Sb linkage group LG10, RoL_Eaeq_v1.1, whole genome shotgun sequence genomic DNA contains:
- the ice2 gene encoding little elongation complex subunit 2 isoform X2 has product MVFLFIAREDPPVSEAPFFTRDIYDRYSLAPNIRELWASLQSPAENVTIKQECAAQPGQNSTIKESAEFKEGTCIRKGNSCWDSIDTNNSLTDGVEAAEGCKKTKKARLTEANDAYPQPRLPFPRTSSLTRKQQSIYVGFLMNETFRPPPQYLQAQIDQEIMQFQRYLQDVSKICAEDYSFITQGALQYAEDFLRARLECTKRFPQLYQIHEMTSLTGGTFNPGLCLVFEKQLVVMGSVDITTLMIAPYDAQLATDYQSVSSENPPAKKAKDMHAAISSDDNAEKLCAHYSPHLCVTREALVTLLDNHGPDFAQSWELPVCVKVSNGKGAAQKKTVFIESPLIKDEITVKEKSHIYHEESLKLSIIKEENRNVFHLMTELPAEDQNFSQGSHQRNEMPCYSDMFSLGDLTELETFGEPSAPKTPKVQKTQNEQIACVQSASSPLSRKLSESVCRSPQEEMHSALTVPKRSLATEETTLTVAMEGNEADTAKLEGVSDKESTEDCSRTGDSDDERLVIDDTSSKSQTTPLKMQPSLESTSDPSPKNAAAHRRKSKVAKTPADHLGEILRMQTAMFSSANNTPKCPTACQETVSPSPCPIPAQHCFPLSLVKPCVTAYLERSQHGSEEVSVTPLGVHTSTAEQKKILSPELLASTADDQAFTGPERGNLLYKLYSLQDVLIMVRTSVSLAQHRKVANASQFVPVHVLPKLEYQLCHGVECLSSSEACQLWTETALHSSNVSFVAHINPHTSKVKLLRKLPDTWIHNPSCGFKPAKSLNILHHLVKKLTKLEEGQYLITHKPGEPIVTFLKAADGKACREAYDLQKVHGDLPQAPASGAVPWIAVDPTVLLPFHKKHRRVPCTFPPPPTLQGAKHRPSKPKNNADGPSQSRKKKKKKKNKQQNKIG; this is encoded by the exons ATG GTTTTCCTCTTTATTGCAAGGGAGGACCCTCCTGTCTCAGAAGCACCATTCTTCACCAGAGACATCTATGATCGTTATTCCCTTGCGCCTAATATTAGGGAATTGTGGGCCTCTCTCCAAAG CCCGGCAGAAAATGTCACCATAAAACAAGAGTGTGCTGCTCAACCTGGACAAAATTCCACAATCAAAGAATCTGCAGAGTTCAAAGAAGGCACCTGCATCAGGAAAGGTAACTCCTGCTGGGACTCCATCGATACTAATAATTCCCTCACAGATGGTGTGGAGGCAGCCGAGGGATGTAAGAAAACCAAAAAAGCAAGACTGACTGAGGCAAATGATGCTTATCCTCAACCAAGACTGCCCTTCCCACGCACGTCCAGTTTGACCCGCAAACAGCAGAGTATATATGTTGGATTTTTGATGAATGAAACGTTCAGACCTCCTCCCCAG TACCTCCAGGCCCAAATAGATCAAGAAATTATGCAATTCCAGAGATATTTACAAGATGTGTCCAAAATATGTGCTGAGGACTACAGCTTCATCACACAAGGAGCATTGCAATATGCAGAG GATTTTTTGAGGGCCCGATTGGAGTGCACTAAAAGGTTCCCTCAACTTTATCAAATCCACGAGATGACCAGTTTGACTGGCGGGACATTCAACCCAGGACTGTGTCTCGTATTTGAGAAACAGCTCGTTGTCATG GGCAGTGTGGATATCACAACCCTCATGATAGCGCCTTATGATGCACAGCTTGCAACGGATTATCAGAGTGTTTCATCAGAAAATCCTCCAGCCAAAAAAGCTAAGGACATGCACGCT GCAATTAGCAGTGATGATAATGCTGAGAAGCTGTGTGCACATTACAGCCCACATTTGTGTGTCACCAGAGAGGCGCTGGTAACGCTGTTAGACAACCATGGCCCTGACTTTGCCCAGAGTTGGGAACTTCCTGTTTGCGTCAAAGTGTCCAATGGCAAAG GTGCTGCTCAGAAGAAGACTGTTTTTATAGAATCACCCCTGATAAAGGACGAGATAACCGTGAAAGAGAAGAGCCACATCTACCATGAGGAAAGTTTAAAGCTCTCAATCATAAAGGAAGAAAACAGAAATGTGTTCCATTTAATGACGGAACTTCCTGCTGAAGACCAGAACTTCTCAcag GGGAGCCACCAAAGAAATGAGATGCCCTGCTACAGCGATATGTTCAGTTTAGGGGACCTGACCGAGCTGGAGACCTTCGGAGAGCCATCGGCCCCCAAAACCCCAAAAGTGCAAAAGACACAGAATGAGCAAATTGCTTGTGTTCAAAGTGCAAGTTCACCACTGTCACGTAAGCTCAGTGAGTCAGTCTGCCGTAGTCCACAAGAGGAGATGCACAGTGCGTTGACAGTTCCCAAGCGTTCCCTGGCAACGGAGGAGACAACTCTGACGGTTGCCATGGAGGGTAATGAGGCAGATACTGCTAAattggagggtgtgtctgataaAGAAAGTACTGAAGACTGTTCAAGAACAGGAGACTCTGATGATGAGAGGCTCGTCATCGATGATACTTCATCAAAGTCTCAAACTACGCCCCTTAAAATGCAACCTTCACTTGAGTCCACATCAGATCCTTCCCCTAAAAACGCTGCAGCACACAGGCGAAAGTCCAAAGTGGCAAAGACCCCCGCCGACCATCTTGGTGAGATCTTGCGCATGCAGACAGCCATGTTCAGCTCGGCCAATAATACACCAAAATGCCCCACCGCATGCCAGGAGACTGTGTCGCCCTCACCATGTCCCATACCTGCACAACACTGCTTCCCGCTGTCCCTGGTGAAGCCATGCGTGACCGCCTACTTGGAGAGAAGCCAGCACGGGAGTGAAGAGGTCTCCGTGACTCCACTTGGGGTCCACACCAGCACCGCAGAGCAGAAAA AAATATTGTCTCCAGAGCTGCTGGCTAGCACTGCGGACGATCAAGCCTTCACAGGCCCAGAGCGAGGCAACCTGCTCTACAAGCTCTACAGCCTTCAGGATGTACTCATCATGGTGCGCACCTCTGTCTCGCTGGCCCAGCACAGGAAAGTCGCCAATGCAAGCCAG TTTGTTCCAGTGCATGTGTTGCCCAAGCTGGAATACCAGCTGTGTCACGGGGTCGAGTGTCTGAGCAGCAGCGAGGCGTGCCAGTTGTGGACAGAGACTGCACTCCACTCCAGCAATGTTTCCTTCGTAG CTCACATCAATCCACACACTTCTAAAGTAAAGCTGCTCAGAAAGCTGCCAGACACGTGGATACACAACCCCTCCTGTGGGTTCAA GCCAGCAAAGTCACTGAACATTCTGCACCACCTTGTGAAAAAGCTGACAAA GTTGGAAGAAGGGCAGTACCTGATCACTCACAAACCTGGGGAGCCTATTGTGACTTTTTTAAAAGCAGCCGACGGTAAAGCATGTCGAGAGGCTTACGACCTGCAGAAAGTCCACGGCGATCTCCCCCAGGCACCGGCTTCTGGCGCGGTACCCTGGATAGCTGTGGATCCCACCGTGTTGCTGCCTTTCCACAAGAAGCACAGACGTGTCCCCTGCACCTTCCCACCGCCACCCACGCTGCAG GGTGCAAAACACAGACCCTCGAAGCCTAAAAACAACGCAGATGGGCCGTCCCAATcaagaaagaagaaaaagaagaaaaaaaacaagcagcAGAACAAAATAggctaa
- the ice2 gene encoding little elongation complex subunit 2 isoform X1 — MLTCFISVTARMELVWEDPPVSEAPFFTRDIYDRYSLAPNIRELWASLQSPAENVTIKQECAAQPGQNSTIKESAEFKEGTCIRKGNSCWDSIDTNNSLTDGVEAAEGCKKTKKARLTEANDAYPQPRLPFPRTSSLTRKQQSIYVGFLMNETFRPPPQYLQAQIDQEIMQFQRYLQDVSKICAEDYSFITQGALQYAEDFLRARLECTKRFPQLYQIHEMTSLTGGTFNPGLCLVFEKQLVVMGSVDITTLMIAPYDAQLATDYQSVSSENPPAKKAKDMHAAISSDDNAEKLCAHYSPHLCVTREALVTLLDNHGPDFAQSWELPVCVKVSNGKGAAQKKTVFIESPLIKDEITVKEKSHIYHEESLKLSIIKEENRNVFHLMTELPAEDQNFSQGSHQRNEMPCYSDMFSLGDLTELETFGEPSAPKTPKVQKTQNEQIACVQSASSPLSRKLSESVCRSPQEEMHSALTVPKRSLATEETTLTVAMEGNEADTAKLEGVSDKESTEDCSRTGDSDDERLVIDDTSSKSQTTPLKMQPSLESTSDPSPKNAAAHRRKSKVAKTPADHLGEILRMQTAMFSSANNTPKCPTACQETVSPSPCPIPAQHCFPLSLVKPCVTAYLERSQHGSEEVSVTPLGVHTSTAEQKKILSPELLASTADDQAFTGPERGNLLYKLYSLQDVLIMVRTSVSLAQHRKVANASQFVPVHVLPKLEYQLCHGVECLSSSEACQLWTETALHSSNVSFVAHINPHTSKVKLLRKLPDTWIHNPSCGFKPAKSLNILHHLVKKLTKLEEGQYLITHKPGEPIVTFLKAADGKACREAYDLQKVHGDLPQAPASGAVPWIAVDPTVLLPFHKKHRRVPCTFPPPPTLQGAKHRPSKPKNNADGPSQSRKKKKKKKNKQQNKIG, encoded by the exons ATGTTGACGTGCTTCATCTCCGTGACAGCTAGAATGGAGCTAGTATG GGAGGACCCTCCTGTCTCAGAAGCACCATTCTTCACCAGAGACATCTATGATCGTTATTCCCTTGCGCCTAATATTAGGGAATTGTGGGCCTCTCTCCAAAG CCCGGCAGAAAATGTCACCATAAAACAAGAGTGTGCTGCTCAACCTGGACAAAATTCCACAATCAAAGAATCTGCAGAGTTCAAAGAAGGCACCTGCATCAGGAAAGGTAACTCCTGCTGGGACTCCATCGATACTAATAATTCCCTCACAGATGGTGTGGAGGCAGCCGAGGGATGTAAGAAAACCAAAAAAGCAAGACTGACTGAGGCAAATGATGCTTATCCTCAACCAAGACTGCCCTTCCCACGCACGTCCAGTTTGACCCGCAAACAGCAGAGTATATATGTTGGATTTTTGATGAATGAAACGTTCAGACCTCCTCCCCAG TACCTCCAGGCCCAAATAGATCAAGAAATTATGCAATTCCAGAGATATTTACAAGATGTGTCCAAAATATGTGCTGAGGACTACAGCTTCATCACACAAGGAGCATTGCAATATGCAGAG GATTTTTTGAGGGCCCGATTGGAGTGCACTAAAAGGTTCCCTCAACTTTATCAAATCCACGAGATGACCAGTTTGACTGGCGGGACATTCAACCCAGGACTGTGTCTCGTATTTGAGAAACAGCTCGTTGTCATG GGCAGTGTGGATATCACAACCCTCATGATAGCGCCTTATGATGCACAGCTTGCAACGGATTATCAGAGTGTTTCATCAGAAAATCCTCCAGCCAAAAAAGCTAAGGACATGCACGCT GCAATTAGCAGTGATGATAATGCTGAGAAGCTGTGTGCACATTACAGCCCACATTTGTGTGTCACCAGAGAGGCGCTGGTAACGCTGTTAGACAACCATGGCCCTGACTTTGCCCAGAGTTGGGAACTTCCTGTTTGCGTCAAAGTGTCCAATGGCAAAG GTGCTGCTCAGAAGAAGACTGTTTTTATAGAATCACCCCTGATAAAGGACGAGATAACCGTGAAAGAGAAGAGCCACATCTACCATGAGGAAAGTTTAAAGCTCTCAATCATAAAGGAAGAAAACAGAAATGTGTTCCATTTAATGACGGAACTTCCTGCTGAAGACCAGAACTTCTCAcag GGGAGCCACCAAAGAAATGAGATGCCCTGCTACAGCGATATGTTCAGTTTAGGGGACCTGACCGAGCTGGAGACCTTCGGAGAGCCATCGGCCCCCAAAACCCCAAAAGTGCAAAAGACACAGAATGAGCAAATTGCTTGTGTTCAAAGTGCAAGTTCACCACTGTCACGTAAGCTCAGTGAGTCAGTCTGCCGTAGTCCACAAGAGGAGATGCACAGTGCGTTGACAGTTCCCAAGCGTTCCCTGGCAACGGAGGAGACAACTCTGACGGTTGCCATGGAGGGTAATGAGGCAGATACTGCTAAattggagggtgtgtctgataaAGAAAGTACTGAAGACTGTTCAAGAACAGGAGACTCTGATGATGAGAGGCTCGTCATCGATGATACTTCATCAAAGTCTCAAACTACGCCCCTTAAAATGCAACCTTCACTTGAGTCCACATCAGATCCTTCCCCTAAAAACGCTGCAGCACACAGGCGAAAGTCCAAAGTGGCAAAGACCCCCGCCGACCATCTTGGTGAGATCTTGCGCATGCAGACAGCCATGTTCAGCTCGGCCAATAATACACCAAAATGCCCCACCGCATGCCAGGAGACTGTGTCGCCCTCACCATGTCCCATACCTGCACAACACTGCTTCCCGCTGTCCCTGGTGAAGCCATGCGTGACCGCCTACTTGGAGAGAAGCCAGCACGGGAGTGAAGAGGTCTCCGTGACTCCACTTGGGGTCCACACCAGCACCGCAGAGCAGAAAA AAATATTGTCTCCAGAGCTGCTGGCTAGCACTGCGGACGATCAAGCCTTCACAGGCCCAGAGCGAGGCAACCTGCTCTACAAGCTCTACAGCCTTCAGGATGTACTCATCATGGTGCGCACCTCTGTCTCGCTGGCCCAGCACAGGAAAGTCGCCAATGCAAGCCAG TTTGTTCCAGTGCATGTGTTGCCCAAGCTGGAATACCAGCTGTGTCACGGGGTCGAGTGTCTGAGCAGCAGCGAGGCGTGCCAGTTGTGGACAGAGACTGCACTCCACTCCAGCAATGTTTCCTTCGTAG CTCACATCAATCCACACACTTCTAAAGTAAAGCTGCTCAGAAAGCTGCCAGACACGTGGATACACAACCCCTCCTGTGGGTTCAA GCCAGCAAAGTCACTGAACATTCTGCACCACCTTGTGAAAAAGCTGACAAA GTTGGAAGAAGGGCAGTACCTGATCACTCACAAACCTGGGGAGCCTATTGTGACTTTTTTAAAAGCAGCCGACGGTAAAGCATGTCGAGAGGCTTACGACCTGCAGAAAGTCCACGGCGATCTCCCCCAGGCACCGGCTTCTGGCGCGGTACCCTGGATAGCTGTGGATCCCACCGTGTTGCTGCCTTTCCACAAGAAGCACAGACGTGTCCCCTGCACCTTCCCACCGCCACCCACGCTGCAG GGTGCAAAACACAGACCCTCGAAGCCTAAAAACAACGCAGATGGGCCGTCCCAATcaagaaagaagaaaaagaagaaaaaaaacaagcagcAGAACAAAATAggctaa